The following proteins come from a genomic window of Dreissena polymorpha isolate Duluth1 chromosome 1, UMN_Dpol_1.0, whole genome shotgun sequence:
- the LOC127864499 gene encoding uncharacterized protein LOC127864499 isoform X4 — translation MFGNLKTLLYNLTEIIYKIQSSNSTFQQGIYNTLRTVVQGFTNEHLKNVAFDLINHLYAVYNSVQSSNCLRLPNPNFIEIIRRFEFCLNTDIASSHLKLASLLYCFGHFHAAARALEDVEKRYHCKVKALCGMLQVEGETDLQVFASMISDNCDNVRREPPFSFCVRFIRHEAHCAPYVMWFEMNRAMTEEEVAQRDQHSKHWMDYAEVDACPFLHYLQYLTYGGQGERTKQLYALEVLKSYILDPRNDINIHHPETALNLLGHCYEMEGDCSRACYYYEESLRFDGTNNAANWHVQRVQRLISNLY, via the coding sequence ATGTTCGGGAACTTGAAAACATTACTTTATAATTTGACAGagataatatataaaatacagaGTTCGAATTCGACATTCCAACAAGGTATATACAATACATTACGCACTGTTGTTCAAGGCTTCACgaatgaacatttgaaaaacgtTGCGTTCGACCTTATTAATCACCTGTATGCCGTATATAATTCAGTGCAATCATCTAACTGTTTGCGACTTCCAAACCCTAATTTCATCGAAATTATAAGGCgttttgaattttgtttaaacacAGATATTGCCTCTAGTCATTTAAAGTTGGCTTCTTTGCTATACTGCTTTGGACATTTTCACGCGGCAGCTAGAGCGTTAGAGGACGTGGAGAAGAGGTATCACTGCAAGGTCAAGGCTCTATGTGGAATGTTACAAGTGGAAGGAGAAACAGATCTCCAGGTTTTCGCTAGCATGATCTCAGATAATTGTGACAACGTACGCAGAGAACCGCCATTCTCATTCTGTGTCAGGTTTATTAGACATGAAGCGCACTGCGCCCCATACGTAATGTGGTTTGAAATGAACCGCGCTATGACTGAAGAGGAGGTTGCACAGAGAGATCAACATTCCAAACATTGGATGGATTACGCTGAGGTAGATGCTTGTCCTTTTCTTCACTATTTACAGTATCTTACGTATGGAGGACAAGGTGAACGCACCAAACAGCTATATGCGCTTGAAGTACTCAAGTCGTATATACTTGATCCAAGAAATGACATCAACATTCATCATCCTGAGACAGCGCTCAATTTGCTTGGTCACTGCTATGAAATGGAAGGCGACTGTTCAAGGGCGTGTTATTACTACGAGGAATCG